In a single window of the Desertifilum tharense IPPAS B-1220 genome:
- a CDS encoding response regulator transcription factor, with product MLSLETHKAHPQLKLGRVLVVEDEELIRETVELALIEEGFEVLTAEDGRSVLEMLHRSEGSSESEITQLDLIILDLMLPYVNGLDICRLLRHEGHSVPILILSAKGSETDRVVGLEVGADDYLTKPFGMRELIARVRALLRRHRCPIPQFQPPVLRFQDITLYPQECRVVVRGEEINLSPKEFRILELFMSNPRRVWSRDQLIERVWGPDFMGDSKTVDVHIRWLREKLEVDPSHPEYLLTVRGFGYRFG from the coding sequence ATGCTATCGCTAGAAACCCATAAGGCTCACCCCCAGCTCAAGCTAGGACGGGTTCTAGTTGTTGAAGATGAAGAGTTAATTCGCGAAACCGTTGAATTGGCCTTAATTGAAGAAGGTTTTGAAGTCTTAACAGCAGAAGATGGCCGTTCCGTCTTAGAGATGTTGCATCGCAGCGAGGGCAGTAGCGAAAGCGAAATTACGCAGCTAGATTTAATTATTCTGGATTTAATGCTGCCCTACGTCAATGGATTAGATATCTGTCGCTTATTGCGCCATGAAGGTCATAGCGTCCCAATTTTAATCTTAAGCGCCAAAGGTTCAGAAACCGATCGGGTTGTCGGTCTAGAAGTTGGAGCAGACGACTATTTAACCAAACCCTTTGGAATGCGAGAGTTAATTGCTCGCGTCAGAGCCTTACTGCGGCGTCACCGCTGTCCCATTCCGCAATTTCAACCGCCAGTTCTACGCTTTCAAGACATTACCCTCTATCCTCAAGAGTGCCGCGTTGTGGTCAGAGGAGAAGAAATTAATCTTTCCCCCAAAGAATTCCGAATTTTGGAATTATTTATGAGCAACCCTCGCCGCGTTTGGTCGCGCGATCAATTGATCGAACGAGTCTGGGGGCCAGATTTTATGGGAGATAGCAAAACAGTAGACGTTCATATTCGTTGGCTGCGCGAGAAACTCGAAGTCGATCCAAGCCATCCCGAATATTTGTTAACCGTTCGCGGATTTGGCTATCGTTTCGGGTAA